AATAATACAACAGTAAATGGAATTATTGTTGGTAATGACGAAATTAAAGTTGGTATTATTGCTTACACTGGAGTTTTAAATTATGAACTATCGAAAAAATATAAAAATAACATTCATATTAATAACTTTTATGATACTAAAAAAGTATTACATGATATTGCTGAAATAAAAAATAGATGTGATTTTCTTGTGATGATTGCACATATAGGAAATGAGTACAGTACTCAGCCATCAAAAAAAGATATGGATATGATCAAAACATATTGCAATGCAGGTGTTGATTGTGTTATTGGGCATCATCCCCATGTCATACAGCCTGTTGAACAATTTACATCGTTAGATGGGCGTATATGTACAGTATTTTATAGCTTAGGAAATTTTATAGCAAACCAATCATCAACACATAATGATCCAAAAAGTGGCGTTGAATGCAGCACCCGTGAAGGTTTAATTGTTAGTTTACTATTGGAAAAAGACGAAGGTGAAATATATAGTAAATTCAATATTATTCCCATTATGATTCATAATGTTCCTGACATAGAATCAAAATATAAATATGGTAGAAGAATACAACCCATTGCTCTAAAACAATATATTCGTAAAAAGCAGGAAGAAAATAATAGTAATAGCGAAGAAATTAAAAGGTTACATAATAGAATTCAAGAAATAAAGAAACATTTGTTTTTATATGGCCAATATGAAAATATAATTTATTCTGATTAAATAAGTATTTCAAGTATTTTATAGTAAAGATGCAATGATCATCTTTTGTACATTTTCAGTTCCATCAATAAACATCATAGTTTTTGCAAA
This genomic window from Spirochaetota bacterium contains:
- a CDS encoding CapA family protein, whose translation is MKKICCILILAIAISYCSKIHSKIHDAITISFIGDVIMHGPVKSFAFRNNINDPKTAKSINNGGFDILFEHIKQEFASSDYVVANMEFPVAPPYTSKAFIFNCPPYVLDAFKNININIVSIANNHILDQGYEGLLSTIQILESKYIQYIGVGKNNTTVNGIIVGNDEIKVGIIAYTGVLNYELSKKYKNNIHINNFYDTKKVLHDIAEIKNRCDFLVMIAHIGNEYSTQPSKKDMDMIKTYCNAGVDCVIGHHPHVIQPVEQFTSLDGRICTVFYSLGNFIANQSSTHNDPKSGVECSTREGLIVSLLLEKDEGEIYSKFNIIPIMIHNVPDIESKYKYGRRIQPIALKQYIRKKQEENNSNSEEIKRLHNRIQEIKKHLFLYGQYENIIYSD